One genomic segment of Pedobacter endophyticus includes these proteins:
- the recJ gene encoding single-stranded-DNA-specific exonuclease RecJ, translating into MEKRWVLTSNCNDETVNEVAEQLNIDKSLARILVQRNICSFDEAKNFFRPELAHLHDPFLMKDMDQAIRRIETALATHEKILIYGDYDVDGTTSVALAFSFFSQLTQNIEYYIPDRYLEGYGISTAGIDYANENGFSLIIALDCGIKSIDKIDYANKLGIDFIICDHHLPGDELPKAVAVLDPKRADCEYPFKELAGCGIGFKLAQAYAQKHNLPAETYLQYLDLVMVSIAADIVPVVGENRILAYYGLKKLNTNPCEGLRALMEVSGKTQNYTITDVVFTLGPRINAAGRIDHAKHAVAMLLCQEDGNSLEQSELINLKNTERKTYDQDITREALALIGESEILINRKTTVVFNESWHKGVIGIVASRLTEKYYRPTIVLTKSNGHVAGSCRSVVGFDLYEALSGCADLLDQYGGHKFAAGLTMQEQNVDAFADKFEQIVSASITEEMLTPMIKIDAEIQLAQIDGKFFRVLSQMGPFGPENMAPIFVTHNVYLAQHAMAVGGNHLKINIKQQNSPIFEGIAFGLAEFQNLLQPKVPFSVCYTIEENVWREKRRLQLNIKGIKVN; encoded by the coding sequence ATGGAAAAAAGATGGGTGTTGACGTCAAATTGTAATGATGAAACAGTAAACGAAGTAGCAGAACAGTTAAATATAGATAAGTCGCTCGCCAGAATATTGGTGCAGCGCAATATTTGCAGTTTCGATGAGGCCAAAAATTTCTTTAGGCCGGAGCTGGCTCACCTTCACGATCCTTTTCTGATGAAAGACATGGATCAGGCCATTCGGAGAATTGAAACCGCCTTGGCTACTCACGAAAAAATTCTCATTTATGGCGATTATGATGTTGATGGAACAACCTCCGTAGCGCTGGCCTTTAGCTTTTTTTCTCAGCTTACCCAAAACATCGAATATTACATTCCCGACAGATATTTAGAAGGTTACGGCATTTCTACAGCAGGAATCGATTACGCCAACGAAAACGGATTTTCATTAATTATCGCGTTAGATTGTGGTATTAAATCCATTGATAAAATTGATTATGCCAACAAATTGGGCATCGATTTTATTATTTGCGATCACCACTTGCCGGGCGATGAACTGCCAAAAGCGGTTGCCGTTTTAGACCCCAAGCGAGCTGATTGCGAATATCCTTTTAAAGAATTGGCCGGCTGCGGTATTGGCTTTAAACTTGCTCAGGCCTATGCTCAAAAGCACAATCTGCCAGCAGAAACTTACTTGCAATACCTCGATTTGGTTATGGTAAGTATTGCCGCTGATATTGTTCCGGTGGTGGGCGAAAACAGAATTTTAGCTTATTACGGCCTTAAAAAATTAAACACCAACCCCTGTGAGGGCCTAAGGGCGTTGATGGAAGTTTCGGGTAAAACGCAAAATTATACCATTACCGATGTTGTTTTTACACTAGGCCCGCGGATAAATGCAGCAGGAAGAATAGACCATGCAAAACATGCCGTAGCCATGCTGCTTTGCCAGGAGGATGGCAATTCGCTTGAGCAAAGCGAGCTCATTAACCTAAAAAATACTGAGCGGAAAACTTACGATCAGGACATTACCCGAGAGGCCCTGGCGTTGATTGGGGAAAGCGAAATATTGATCAACAGAAAAACAACGGTAGTTTTTAACGAAAGTTGGCATAAAGGTGTAATTGGCATCGTCGCATCGCGATTAACCGAAAAGTATTATAGGCCAACCATCGTGTTAACAAAAAGTAACGGCCATGTAGCCGGCTCTTGCCGTTCGGTGGTAGGCTTCGATTTATATGAAGCGTTAAGTGGCTGTGCCGATCTCTTAGATCAATATGGCGGGCATAAATTCGCTGCAGGCTTAACCATGCAAGAGCAAAATGTTGATGCCTTTGCAGATAAATTTGAACAAATTGTTTCCGCAAGCATTACCGAAGAAATGTTAACGCCCATGATCAAAATTGACGCCGAAATACAATTGGCGCAAATAGATGGCAAGTTTTTCAGGGTGCTATCGCAAATGGGCCCATTTGGACCCGAAAATATGGCGCCCATTTTTGTAACGCACAATGTTTACCTGGCTCAACATGCCATGGCCGTAGGTGGAAATCATTTAAAAATTAATATAAAACAACAAAATTCACCTATTTTTGAAGGTATTGCATTTGGGCTTGCAGAATTTCAGAATCTTTTACAACCAAAAGTTCCGTTTTCTGTTTGTTATACGATAGAAGAAAACGTGTGGCGAGAAAAGCGCCGTTTGCAACTCAATATTAAAGGAATAAAAGTTAATTGA
- the lptB gene encoding LPS export ABC transporter ATP-binding protein — MILKAEHLVKKYKQRTVVNDVSFNVNQGEIVGLLGPNGAGKTTSFYMIVGLIKPNEGRIFLEGEDITEDAMYRRAQKGIGYLAQEASVFRKLTVEDNILAILEMSSMTKEEQRDKLEELINEFSLHKVRKNRGDLLSGGERRRTEIARALAANPNFILLDEPFAGVDPIAVEEIQSIVAKLKHKNIGILITDHNVQETLSITDRAYLLFEGKILEQGVPEVLAENEMVRKVYLGSNFVLKRKKFEV, encoded by the coding sequence ATGATATTAAAAGCCGAACATTTGGTTAAAAAATACAAGCAGCGTACCGTTGTTAACGACGTTTCTTTTAATGTTAACCAAGGAGAGATTGTTGGTTTACTGGGTCCGAACGGTGCCGGAAAAACAACCTCTTTTTACATGATTGTTGGATTGATAAAGCCAAATGAAGGGCGGATTTTTTTAGAGGGCGAAGACATTACCGAGGATGCCATGTACCGCAGGGCGCAGAAAGGAATTGGCTATTTGGCCCAAGAGGCGTCGGTTTTTAGAAAACTAACCGTTGAAGATAACATTCTGGCGATTTTGGAAATGAGCAGCATGACCAAAGAGGAGCAGAGAGATAAGCTTGAAGAGCTGATTAACGAATTTAGTCTTCACAAGGTTCGTAAAAACCGTGGCGATTTGCTATCCGGAGGCGAGCGCCGCCGTACGGAAATCGCCCGGGCATTGGCAGCAAATCCGAACTTTATCCTATTAGATGAACCTTTCGCCGGGGTAGACCCAATTGCAGTGGAAGAAATTCAAAGCATTGTAGCTAAATTGAAGCACAAAAATATCGGTATTTTGATTACCGACCATAACGTTCAGGAAACGCTTTCCATTACGGATAGAGCCTATTTGCTCTTTGAAGGGAAAATTTTAGAACAAGGTGTTCCTGAGGTGTTGGCAGAAAACGAAATGGTGAGAAAGGTTTACCTCGGATCGAACTTTGTATTAAAACGTAAGAAATTTGAGGTTTAA
- a CDS encoding GH3 auxin-responsive promoter family protein: protein MAIVNSIFTWLMKKRIHQIELFMKYPHDVQLEWFHSLIDSAENTEWGKKYDYKSILTPQQFQERVPIQNYDTLKPYIERMLAGEQNILWPSDIKWFAKSSGTTSDRSKFIPVSAESLEECHFKGGKDMLSIYCNNRPNNQMFTGKGLVLGGSHQVNQLNEDCFYGDLSAVLIKNLPIWAEFYRTPNMAIALMDNYEIKMDKMAEATIHENVTSISGVPTWTIVLAKKVLELTGKSNLLEVWPNLEVYIHGAVNFTPYREQFKQLIPSNDMYYLETYNASEGFFGIQDQGDSDEMLLMLDYGIFYEFIPMENICDDNPKTLLLGEVQLNKNYAIVITTNGGLWRYMIGDTVQFTSLAPYRIKITGRTKHFINAFGEEVIIDNAEQALTKACCETGAEIKDYTAGPIYFHGKEAGGHEWLIEFDKQPSDFEKFIDVMDQTLRDINSDYDAKRFKDMALCRPKVHNVPPNTFYNWLKARNKLGGQHKVPRLANERKYVDDILEMLKSAAA, encoded by the coding sequence ATGGCAATTGTAAATTCAATTTTCACCTGGTTAATGAAGAAGCGGATTCATCAGATCGAGCTTTTCATGAAATATCCTCACGACGTACAGCTCGAGTGGTTTCATTCCTTAATCGATAGTGCTGAAAACACCGAATGGGGCAAAAAATACGATTATAAAAGCATTCTAACCCCTCAACAGTTTCAAGAAAGGGTTCCGATTCAAAATTACGATACGTTAAAACCCTATATAGAACGCATGCTAGCCGGAGAGCAAAATATTCTCTGGCCGTCAGATATCAAATGGTTCGCAAAATCGTCGGGTACAACCAGCGACAGAAGCAAATTTATTCCCGTATCTGCCGAAAGTTTAGAGGAATGCCATTTTAAGGGCGGTAAAGACATGCTTTCGATTTATTGCAACAACCGCCCCAATAATCAGATGTTTACCGGAAAGGGCCTGGTTTTAGGTGGAAGTCATCAGGTAAACCAATTGAACGAAGACTGTTTTTATGGCGATTTATCGGCCGTATTAATCAAAAACCTGCCAATTTGGGCCGAGTTTTACCGCACGCCGAATATGGCCATCGCCTTAATGGACAATTACGAAATTAAGATGGATAAAATGGCCGAGGCCACTATTCATGAAAACGTAACCAGCATTTCTGGCGTTCCAACGTGGACCATCGTATTGGCCAAAAAAGTGTTGGAGCTTACCGGTAAAAGCAACTTGCTCGAAGTGTGGCCCAACCTCGAAGTTTACATTCACGGCGCAGTAAATTTTACGCCGTATCGCGAACAGTTCAAGCAACTCATCCCATCCAATGATATGTATTATCTGGAAACTTATAATGCATCCGAAGGTTTCTTTGGAATTCAGGATCAAGGCGATTCGGATGAAATGCTTTTAATGTTAGATTACGGTATTTTCTATGAGTTTATTCCAATGGAAAATATTTGCGATGATAACCCAAAAACCTTGTTGCTTGGAGAAGTACAACTGAACAAAAACTACGCAATAGTAATTACCACAAATGGTGGTTTGTGGCGATATATGATTGGCGATACGGTTCAGTTTACCTCATTGGCGCCTTATCGAATTAAAATTACCGGGCGTACCAAACACTTTATCAATGCCTTTGGCGAAGAGGTGATTATTGATAATGCAGAGCAGGCGCTTACTAAGGCCTGTTGCGAAACGGGTGCCGAAATTAAAGATTATACCGCCGGGCCGATCTATTTTCATGGTAAGGAGGCGGGCGGACACGAATGGCTGATCGAATTTGACAAGCAACCAAGCGATTTTGAAAAGTTTATCGACGTGATGGACCAAACCCTCCGCGACATAAATTCCGATTACGACGCCAAGCGATTTAAAGACATGGCGCTCTGTCGCCCAAAGGTGCATAACGTACCTCCCAATACTTTTTATAACTGGTTAAAGGCCAGAAATAAGCTGGGCGGACAGCACAAGGTTCCCCGTTTGGCAAATGAACGTAAGTACGTGGATGATATTTTAGAAATGTTGAAATCTGCAGCCGCTTAA
- a CDS encoding YkvA family protein, with product MKLNRKKILDFFKKSENKATVILNDKSKANATIKDALGKAVSNKGELEGVWDKLVLLFAVSKDFVNGNYTEIPKRSIIAILGGLIYFLSPIDVVPDFVPLLGFIDDVFVLNLVYKQVLKDLEKYKAWKDNEGKIISIDGSST from the coding sequence ATGAAGTTAAACAGGAAAAAAATATTGGATTTTTTCAAAAAATCTGAAAACAAGGCAACCGTAATCTTGAACGATAAATCGAAGGCAAACGCTACGATAAAGGATGCTTTGGGCAAAGCCGTAAGCAACAAAGGCGAATTAGAAGGGGTGTGGGATAAGCTGGTGTTGCTTTTTGCCGTTTCGAAAGACTTTGTAAACGGGAATTATACTGAAATTCCAAAACGATCGATAATTGCAATTTTAGGAGGATTGATTTATTTTTTATCACCAATTGATGTTGTGCCAGATTTCGTGCCGCTCTTAGGGTTTATCGACGATGTGTTTGTGCTCAACCTCGTTTATAAGCAAGTGCTTAAAGACCTTGAAAAGTACAAGGCATGGAAAGATAACGAGGGCAAAATTATCAGTATTGATGGCTCATCAACATAG
- a CDS encoding DUF2752 domain-containing protein: MAHQHSFLDWVERHLFTCPFKANFGFDCPGCGFQRSIIALMKGDFLSSFRIYPAAIPFILILLFTLIHLKMDFKMGAKVIKIAYGGVAIIILINYIYKIFTSQLIS; encoded by the coding sequence ATGGCTCATCAACATAGCTTTTTAGATTGGGTTGAGCGTCATCTTTTTACCTGTCCGTTTAAGGCTAATTTTGGTTTCGATTGCCCCGGCTGCGGCTTTCAACGTTCTATTATTGCCTTAATGAAAGGTGATTTTTTGAGTTCATTCAGAATTTATCCTGCCGCAATTCCTTTCATTTTGATTCTGCTTTTTACATTGATCCATTTAAAAATGGACTTCAAAATGGGAGCTAAAGTAATTAAAATCGCTTACGGCGGTGTTGCAATAATTATCCTAATCAATTACATTTATAAAATATTTACATCCCAACTTATCAGCTAA
- a CDS encoding CCC motif membrane protein, whose product MSEEQETSQGNEPLDLNKNNTPEAAPTNSGFATPPPFQQPPPFGQFPGGMGMGQQNLPNATAALVLGIIALPACCFYGVFGLVFGIIAWILGGSDVKKYQLNPAWYTESSYKNAKAGKICGMIATIISALFITLVILAVVGAITHPQAYDKFFRGFN is encoded by the coding sequence ATGTCAGAAGAACAGGAAACCTCCCAGGGAAACGAACCACTGGATTTAAATAAAAACAACACCCCCGAAGCGGCACCTACAAACTCGGGTTTTGCAACACCACCGCCTTTTCAACAACCACCACCTTTCGGCCAGTTTCCCGGCGGAATGGGGATGGGGCAACAGAACCTGCCAAATGCTACAGCGGCCCTGGTTTTGGGCATCATTGCACTTCCGGCCTGCTGCTTTTACGGTGTGTTTGGTCTGGTATTCGGAATAATCGCCTGGATTCTTGGCGGTAGCGATGTTAAAAAATACCAGCTTAATCCCGCATGGTATACCGAGTCGTCCTATAAAAATGCAAAAGCAGGAAAGATTTGCGGTATGATTGCGACGATTATAAGCGCATTGTTTATCACTTTAGTTATTTTGGCGGTTGTAGGTGCCATTACGCATCCACAGGCCTATGATAAATTTTTCCGCGGATTCAACTGA
- a CDS encoding BrxA/BrxB family bacilliredoxin: protein MYPEYLVEPMRKELTNVGFEELKNAEEVDQAIKGEGTVLVVVNSVCGCAAANARPAARAAAAHEKHPDKLVTVFAGMEKEAVDQARNYMMPFPPSSPAMALFKDGKLVHMIERHQIEGRPAQMIADNLIGAFEQYC, encoded by the coding sequence ATGTATCCAGAATATTTAGTAGAACCAATGCGTAAGGAATTGACTAATGTTGGTTTCGAAGAATTGAAAAATGCCGAAGAAGTTGATCAGGCAATTAAGGGCGAAGGTACCGTATTAGTTGTAGTAAACTCTGTTTGCGGATGCGCCGCGGCCAATGCTCGTCCGGCGGCAAGAGCAGCAGCAGCTCACGAAAAGCATCCTGATAAATTGGTTACCGTTTTTGCAGGAATGGAAAAAGAAGCTGTAGATCAGGCTAGAAATTATATGATGCCTTTTCCTCCGTCTTCTCCGGCCATGGCCTTATTTAAAGATGGTAAATTGGTACACATGATCGAGCGCCACCAAATTGAAGGCCGTCCTGCACAAATGATAGCCGACAACTTAATCGGTGCTTTTGAACAGTATTGCTAG
- a CDS encoding DUF2683 family protein, with translation METVTLHPQNREQLNAIKAFAKALKVPFGPSTKAEQTEREKGIDLYGIEMVKTVEEAEQDIKNGNTTRVKREDLKSFLGL, from the coding sequence ATGGAAACGGTTACATTACACCCACAAAATAGAGAGCAATTAAACGCAATTAAGGCCTTTGCCAAGGCTTTGAAAGTTCCATTCGGACCAAGCACGAAAGCTGAGCAAACTGAGCGGGAAAAGGGAATAGACCTTTATGGGATAGAAATGGTAAAAACCGTTGAAGAAGCAGAACAAGATATAAAAAACGGAAATACAACCAGGGTAAAAAGGGAGGATTTAAAAAGTTTTCTAGGTCTATAA
- a CDS encoding Txe/YoeB family addiction module toxin, with product MAYDLEFTPKAKKDIQEHGKAGNKSLLSKLWFLLDELSEHPFTGTGKPEPLKHNLFGHWTRRINREHRMLYRVEDDKVYVISLKGHT from the coding sequence ATGGCTTATGATTTAGAATTTACCCCAAAAGCAAAGAAAGATATACAAGAACATGGGAAAGCAGGGAATAAGTCGCTTTTAAGCAAACTTTGGTTTTTGTTAGACGAGCTTTCTGAACACCCATTTACAGGTACTGGCAAGCCTGAGCCACTAAAACACAATCTTTTCGGACATTGGACAAGGCGCATCAATCGTGAACACAGGATGTTATACCGTGTTGAGGATGATAAAGTATATGTAATTTCGCTTAAAGGTCATACCTAA
- the cdaA gene encoding diadenylate cyclase CdaA: MKGFDFDFLKISPTDVVDVILVALLIYYVYTLIRNTLAVNLLVGMLIIAIFYRVVDALHMKLLTTIIEKFMSVGIIALIVIFHPEIRRFLLLIGKNAFLQKNKAWWGYLFGRKEIERNNLTRIKPIIDACKSMKKTRTGALIVFVKFYDEQYFANSCEFVDAKISKRLLESIFQKNSPLHDGAVVISENKIKSASCILPLTDNDQLPPQFGLRHRAGIGVSETTDAVAVIISEETGEISYAKQGRVRMNVSFGELEKLLNKDF, from the coding sequence ATGAAAGGATTTGATTTTGATTTTCTAAAAATTTCGCCAACTGATGTGGTGGATGTCATACTGGTGGCTCTGCTGATTTACTATGTTTACACTTTAATTCGCAATACACTTGCCGTAAACTTGTTGGTTGGTATGCTCATTATTGCAATCTTTTATCGTGTGGTTGATGCGCTACACATGAAATTGCTAACTACCATTATAGAGAAATTTATGAGCGTGGGGATTATCGCCTTGATTGTGATTTTCCATCCGGAAATCAGACGGTTTCTGCTGCTCATTGGCAAAAATGCTTTCCTGCAAAAAAACAAGGCCTGGTGGGGTTATTTATTTGGTCGCAAAGAAATAGAACGAAATAATCTGACCAGAATTAAGCCTATAATTGATGCCTGCAAAAGCATGAAAAAAACCCGCACAGGGGCGTTAATTGTATTCGTTAAATTTTACGATGAGCAGTATTTCGCGAACAGTTGCGAATTTGTAGATGCAAAAATTTCGAAGCGTTTACTCGAAAGTATTTTTCAAAAGAATAGCCCTCTGCACGATGGTGCTGTGGTAATTTCGGAGAACAAGATTAAAAGCGCAAGTTGCATTTTACCACTGACAGATAACGATCAGTTACCGCCACAATTCGGACTTAGGCATAGAGCTGGGATCGGTGTTTCGGAAACGACGGATGCTGTGGCCGTAATTATTTCGGAAGAAACGGGAGAAATATCTTACGCCAAACAAGGCAGGGTAAGAATGAATGTTTCTTTTGGGGAATTGGAAAAGTTACTTAATAAGGATTTTTAG
- the folP gene encoding dihydropteroate synthase: MAEKNFFEPKRSLNIKGKLIDLSTPKVMGILNITPDSFYPDSRNTTIKEAIAKTEQFLNEGAAFIDVGGYSSRPGAKDISTDEELQRVVPIIEVLAKEFPDAVFSIDTFRSRVAEEAIQAGAHIVNDISSGDMDEMMLKTVANLQVPYMIMHMQGTPQNMHLNPAYGNVTLEVVDYFARKVAELRKLNVHDVVIDPGFGFGKTMSHNYQLLNELEAFKIFKLPVLVGFSRKGMIYKALNITAAESLNGTSVLNTIALQKGAGILRVHDVKEAVECVKLVERMTKG, translated from the coding sequence ATGGCAGAAAAAAACTTTTTTGAACCGAAGCGGAGCCTAAACATCAAAGGTAAATTAATCGATTTAAGTACGCCAAAGGTGATGGGAATTCTGAACATCACTCCCGACTCTTTTTATCCCGATAGCCGAAACACCACCATTAAAGAGGCCATTGCCAAAACAGAACAGTTTTTAAATGAGGGGGCGGCTTTTATCGATGTTGGTGGATATTCCTCTCGTCCGGGGGCGAAAGATATTTCAACCGATGAAGAGTTGCAGCGGGTAGTACCCATTATTGAGGTTTTGGCCAAAGAGTTTCCCGACGCTGTTTTTTCTATTGACACTTTTAGGTCCCGCGTTGCCGAAGAAGCCATACAGGCGGGTGCGCATATTGTAAACGACATTTCGAGTGGCGATATGGACGAGATGATGTTGAAAACGGTAGCCAACTTACAGGTTCCCTATATGATTATGCACATGCAGGGAACACCTCAAAACATGCACCTTAACCCGGCTTACGGAAATGTTACGCTTGAGGTTGTAGATTATTTCGCAAGGAAAGTAGCAGAGCTAAGAAAGTTAAATGTGCATGACGTGGTTATCGATCCGGGATTTGGCTTCGGAAAAACGATGTCGCACAACTACCAGTTATTGAATGAACTGGAGGCGTTCAAAATATTTAAACTCCCGGTTTTGGTCGGTTTTTCGAGAAAGGGCATGATTTACAAAGCGCTGAACATTACAGCGGCCGAGTCGTTAAACGGAACTTCGGTGCTAAATACCATTGCGCTGCAAAAAGGAGCCGGCATTTTAAGGGTTCATGATGTAAAGGAAGCTGTTGAGTGTGTGAAGTTGGTAGAGCGGATGACGAAAGGTTAA
- a CDS encoding DUF1599 domain-containing protein, which translates to MAQTNTAVAFDEVIAVCRSLFLKKTKDYGTAWRILRPSSITDQIFIKAQRIRTLEEKKVSLVGENITSEYIGIVNYCVIAMMQLELTDGEPNELPFEQVESLFEAKVKETKDLMFAKNHDYGEAWREMRISSLTDLILMKIFRVKQIEDNEGQTLASEGVKANYQDMLNYSVFALIKLGVK; encoded by the coding sequence TTGGCACAAACAAATACCGCTGTAGCGTTTGATGAAGTAATCGCTGTTTGCAGATCTTTATTTCTTAAAAAAACAAAAGATTATGGAACAGCGTGGCGCATTCTCAGACCAAGTTCTATTACCGATCAAATATTTATAAAAGCACAACGCATTCGTACATTAGAAGAGAAAAAGGTAAGTTTGGTTGGCGAAAACATCACTTCAGAATATATCGGGATTGTTAATTATTGTGTAATTGCAATGATGCAACTGGAATTAACAGATGGCGAACCCAACGAACTTCCGTTTGAGCAAGTAGAAAGTTTGTTCGAGGCAAAAGTGAAGGAGACCAAGGATTTGATGTTTGCCAAAAACCACGATTACGGAGAAGCCTGGCGAGAAATGCGCATCAGTTCGCTTACAGATTTAATTTTGATGAAGATTTTTCGCGTAAAGCAAATCGAAGATAACGAAGGACAAACACTGGCCTCTGAAGGCGTGAAAGCGAATTATCAAGATATGCTCAACTATTCGGTTTTTGCACTCATTAAATTAGGAGTTAAATAA
- a CDS encoding BT_3928 family protein: MKNIVLGFSRFFVGVLFIFSGLIKANDPLGFGYKLQEYFDVFHLSFLNGAATGIAILLCTLEIVLGALLLFGFWSRKVAWGLLLLIVFFTLLTFVSAAFKVVTSCGCFGDAIPLTPWQSFSKDVVLLVLIIIIFVNKDLIRPIFKKESTQRNIAIVVTLLSLGFGLFTYNVLPVIDFLPYKVGAHIPSLMVIPPGEKPDEFEIMYHLKNKKTKAEKDMSDKAYLKTEIWKDDNWEIVGEPQKRLVKKGFEPKIKDLIITDASGTDYTKELIENPYYNLIFVAYDLKNADEKAIGKLNALALNATQQFNIRSVLLTSNSAQDAEAFIKKNNLFSEVFYADAVPLKSMVRANPGILLLRNGVVVNKWHYHNVPTFDQLSRKYFDK; this comes from the coding sequence ATGAAGAACATAGTTTTAGGCTTTTCGAGGTTTTTTGTCGGCGTACTTTTTATATTCTCAGGATTAATAAAAGCTAATGATCCTTTGGGTTTCGGCTATAAGCTGCAAGAATATTTCGATGTTTTTCATTTAAGCTTTTTAAATGGCGCTGCAACCGGAATTGCCATTTTGCTATGTACCTTAGAAATTGTACTCGGCGCATTGCTGCTATTTGGTTTTTGGAGCAGAAAAGTAGCCTGGGGTTTATTGCTTCTAATTGTATTTTTTACGCTCTTAACGTTCGTTTCTGCTGCGTTTAAAGTAGTAACCAGCTGCGGCTGTTTTGGCGACGCCATTCCGCTAACCCCTTGGCAATCTTTCAGTAAAGATGTTGTTCTGCTGGTTTTAATTATTATAATCTTTGTAAATAAGGATTTAATACGACCAATTTTTAAGAAGGAATCAACGCAAAGGAACATTGCAATTGTGGTTACGTTGCTTTCTTTGGGTTTCGGCCTTTTTACCTACAATGTTTTGCCCGTTATCGATTTTCTTCCTTATAAAGTCGGCGCCCATATCCCGTCATTAATGGTGATTCCTCCGGGAGAAAAACCTGATGAATTTGAGATCATGTATCACCTTAAGAACAAAAAAACCAAGGCCGAGAAAGACATGAGCGATAAAGCGTATTTAAAGACGGAAATTTGGAAAGACGACAACTGGGAAATTGTTGGTGAGCCCCAAAAGCGCCTGGTTAAAAAAGGTTTTGAGCCCAAAATAAAGGATTTAATTATTACCGATGCCTCTGGTACCGACTACACCAAAGAGTTGATCGAAAACCCATACTATAATCTGATCTTTGTAGCTTACGATTTGAAAAATGCTGACGAAAAAGCAATTGGCAAGTTAAATGCGCTTGCTTTAAACGCTACGCAACAGTTTAACATTCGTTCGGTACTGTTAACATCCAACTCAGCGCAGGATGCAGAAGCGTTTATCAAGAAAAACAACCTTTTCTCGGAGGTTTTTTATGCTGATGCAGTGCCTTTGAAAAGCATGGTGAGGGCAAACCCCGGAATTTTATTATTGCGTAATGGCGTAGTGGTAAACAAATGGCATTACCATAACGTACCCACTTTTGATCAATTGAGCAGAAAATACTTCGATAAATAA
- a CDS encoding ABC transporter permease, with translation MIGYALKKLLYGLLVMAGVVLVVFVLFNILPGDPARMTMGQRSDVQSLEAVRKEFGLDRSKPMQFVLYVNDLSPISVLDNDSTTQTKYHYAKLIDFNEKALVLKWPYLRNSYQTKRDVTQILAETVPNTFILALTAMIFATIIGVLLGVLSAVYKDSWIDKAANTFAILGISAPSFFAGIIIAWLFGFVLSDYTGLKMSGSLYSYDPFNGEILTLRNLWLPMITLGLRPLAIIVQLTRSAMLDVLAQDYIRTARAKGLSRRSIIYKHALKNAMNPVITAISGWFASLLAGSFFVEYIFGYNGLGRTTVAALEMSDFPVVMGSILFIAFVFVVINILVDILYAYVDPRVKLA, from the coding sequence ATGATTGGATATGCACTAAAAAAATTGCTGTATGGCCTGTTGGTTATGGCTGGCGTTGTGCTGGTTGTTTTTGTGCTCTTTAATATTTTGCCCGGCGATCCGGCCCGAATGACTATGGGGCAGCGCTCAGACGTACAGTCGCTCGAAGCCGTTCGTAAAGAGTTTGGCCTCGATCGATCCAAGCCTATGCAGTTTGTACTTTATGTAAACGATCTTTCGCCCATTAGTGTGCTCGATAACGACAGCACAACACAAACAAAGTACCATTACGCCAAATTGATCGATTTCAATGAAAAAGCATTGGTGCTAAAATGGCCGTACCTTCGAAATTCTTATCAAACCAAGCGAGACGTAACGCAAATACTCGCCGAAACCGTTCCAAATACGTTTATTCTAGCTTTGACGGCAATGATCTTCGCCACCATTATCGGCGTATTGTTAGGTGTGCTCTCTGCCGTTTACAAAGATTCGTGGATCGACAAAGCTGCAAACACCTTCGCTATTTTGGGGATTTCTGCACCTTCGTTTTTTGCGGGCATCATCATCGCCTGGCTTTTCGGATTTGTACTGAGCGATTATACAGGTTTAAAAATGAGCGGAAGCCTGTATTCTTACGATCCTTTTAACGGTGAGATTTTAACATTAAGAAATCTTTGGCTGCCGATGATTACACTCGGTTTAAGGCCACTGGCGATAATTGTTCAGCTTACCAGAAGTGCCATGTTAGATGTGCTTGCCCAGGATTACATCCGTACCGCCCGGGCAAAGGGCTTAAGCAGGCGATCAATTATTTATAAGCATGCATTAAAAAATGCCATGAACCCGGTAATCACGGCTATTTCTGGTTGGTTTGCATCGCTTTTGGCTGGTTCGTTCTTTGTAGAATATATTTTTGGCTACAACGGGTTGGGCAGAACAACCGTTGCCGCGTTAGAAATGTCTGACTTCCCGGTTGTAATGGGATCGATATTGTTTATCGCCTTCGTTTTTGTAGTCATCAATATCCTTGTCGATATTTTATATGCTTATGTCGACCCACGGGTTAAATTGGCTTAA